A window from Rhea pennata isolate bPtePen1 chromosome 1, bPtePen1.pri, whole genome shotgun sequence encodes these proteins:
- the EIF3L gene encoding eukaryotic translation initiation factor 3 subunit L, whose product MAYPGEDYDTEAAYDPYAYSNDYDMHTGDPKQDLAYERQYEQQTYQVIPEVIKNFIQYFHKTVSDLIDQKVYELQASRVSSDVIDQKVYEIQDIYENSWTKLTERFFKNTPWPEAEAIAPQVGNDAVFLILYKELYYRHIYAKVSGGPTLEQRFESYYNYCNLFNYILNADGPAPLELPNQWLWDIIDEFIYQFQSFSQYRCKTAKKSEEEIDFLRSNPKIWNVHSVLNVLHSLVDKSNINRQLEVYTSGGDPESVAGEYGRHSLYKMLGYFSLVGLLRLHSLLGDYYQAIKVLENIELNKKSMYSRVPECQVTTYYYVGFAYLMMRRYQDAIRVFANILLYIQRTKSMFQRTTYKYEMINKQNEQMHALLAIALTMYPMRIDESIHLQLREKYGDKMLRMQKGDAQVYEELFSYACPKFLSPVVPNYDNVHPNYHKEPFLQQLKVFADEVQQQAQLSTIRSFLKLYTTMPVAKLAGFLDLTEQEFRIQLLVFKHKMKNLVWTSGISALDGEFQSASEVDFYIDKDMIHIADTKVARRYGDFFIRQIHKFEELNRTLKKMGQRP is encoded by the exons ATGGCCTACCCGGGGGAGGACTACGACACGGAG GCCGCCTACGACCCCTACGCCTACTCCAACGACTATGACATGCACACGG GAGACCCGAAGCAGGACCTGGCCTACGAGCGCCAGTACGAGCAGCAGACCTACCAGGTGATCCCCGAGGTGATCAAGAACTTCattcagtattttcacaaaACCGTCTCGGATCTCATTGACCAGAAGGTGTACGAGCTCCAGGCCAGCCGCGTTTCCAGCGACGTCATTGACCAGAAAGTTTATGAGATCCAGGATATCTATGAGAACAG CTGGACAAAGCTGACTGAAAGGTTTTTTAAGAATACTCCATGGCCAGAGGCAGAAGCTATAGCCCCACAGGTTGGAAATG ATGCTGTTTTCCTGATCCTATATAAGGAGCTGTATTATAGACACATCTATGCCAAAGTCAGC GGGGGGCCCACTCTGGAGCAGAGATTTGAGTCCTATTACAATTATTGCAATCTCTTCAACTACATCCTCA ATGCTGATGGTCCAGCTCCTCTGGAACTGCCCAACCAGTGGCTCTGGGATATCATAGATGAATTCATATACCAG TTTCAGTCCTTCAGCCAATACCGCTGCAAGACAGCTAAGAAGTCCGAAGAAGAAATTGATTTCCTTCGATCCAACCCCAAGATCTGGAATGTCCACAGTGTCCTTAACGTGCTGCACTCTCTGGTGGACAAGTCCAACATCAATCGACAGCTGGAGGTCTATACTAGTGGAG GTGATCCTGAAAGCGTGGCTGGAGAATATGGTCGCCACTCCCTCTACAAGATGTTGGGTTATTTCAGTCTGGTTGGTCTGTTGCGTCTGCACTCTCTACTGGGGGATTATTACCAAGCTATCAAAGTTCTGGAGAACATTGAGCTTAACAAGAAG AGCATGTACTCTCGGGTGCCTGAGTGCCAGGTGACCACCTACTACTACGTGGGCTTTGCCTACCTTATGATGCGGCGTTACCAGGATGCTATCCGTGTCTTTGCCAACATCCTCCTCTACATCCAGAGGACGAAGAGCATGTTTCAGAGGACAACCTACAAGTACGAGATG ATAAACAAGCAGAACGAGCAGATGCACGCACTCTTGGCCATCGCCCTCACCATGTACCCCATGCGCATAGATGAAAGCATCCATCTGCAGCTGCGAGAGAAATACGGGGATAAGATGCTGCGCATGCAGAAGGGTGACGCACAAGTCTATGAAGAGCTCTTTAGTTACGCTTGCCCCAAGTTCCTCTCTCCTGTGGTGCCCAACTATGACAACGTGCACCCCAACTACCACAAGGAgcccttcctgcagcagctcaaGGTCTTTGCTGATGAggttcagcagcaggcccagctctccaCCATCCGTAGCTTCCTCAAGCTCTATACCACCATGCCTGTGGCCAAGCTGGCTGGCTTCTTGGACCTCACAGAGCAGGAGTTTCGCATCCAGCTGCTTGTTTTCAAGCATAAGATGAAGAACCTGGTGTGGACCAGTGGCATCTCCGCCCTGGATGGGGAGTTCCAGTCTGCCTCTGAGGTAGACTTCTATATTGACAAG GATATGATCCACATTGCAGATACAAAGGTTGCTCGACGCTATGGGGACTTCTTCATCCGCCAGATCCACAAGTTTGAGGAG ttgAATCGAACCTTGAAGAAGATGGGTCAGAGACCCTGA